Proteins encoded in a region of the Flammeovirga yaeyamensis genome:
- a CDS encoding STAS domain-containing protein, whose protein sequence is MEYSFLIYDGVITVKLKGDFLGHPEEKSFIRDSKLFTRSGITDFIIDATHINHMNSGGLSMLVRLYTDISQRNGRMLLISSPTQLTKLLKITKLDKVFQTSSSRSKALQTLRLS, encoded by the coding sequence ATGGAATACAGCTTCTTAATTTATGATGGAGTGATCACTGTAAAGTTAAAGGGGGATTTCCTTGGCCATCCCGAAGAGAAAAGTTTCATTAGAGACTCTAAACTTTTCACAAGGTCTGGAATTACCGACTTTATTATTGATGCCACTCATATTAATCATATGAACAGTGGAGGCTTGAGCATGTTAGTGAGATTATATACGGATATATCACAAAGAAATGGACGTATGTTATTGATCTCCTCACCTACTCAATTAACCAAGCTTTTAAAAATAACTAAGCTAGATAAGGTATTTCAAACTTCTAGTTCTAGAAGTAAAGCCCTACAGACACTGAGATTGTCGTAA
- a CDS encoding adenylosuccinate synthase produces MDILLGMQWGDEGKGKVVDVLAPKYDVVARFQGGPNAGHTLEFDGKKFVLHQIPSGVFQEGTSNIIGNGVVLDIRIFREEIEKLETAGYKVKDKILLSKKTHLIIPTHRLLDAAYEKSKGDQKIGSTLKGIGPTYQDKSARVGLRTGDLFSENFQEKYEALKAKHVEILNFYKFDFSEMLPEMEEEFFQAVEYTKTLNFVNSEYFVNDALKDGKKVLAEGAQGSLLDVDFGSYPFVTSSNTFAAGASTGLGVAPNAQKNIYGIFKAYCTRVGSGPFPTELFDKTGEDLQNLGHEFGATTGRRRRCGWLDLPILKYAVMLNGATELFMMKADVMNTFEEIKVCTEYLLKDGTKTTEVPYDLEDIKEPVYTTLKGWNQEVDVKLPFEELPQALLDYVKYIEDYIGVPVTMVSMGPDREETIMK; encoded by the coding sequence ATGGATATTCTTTTAGGCATGCAGTGGGGAGATGAAGGAAAAGGCAAAGTTGTCGATGTCCTCGCTCCAAAATATGACGTTGTTGCACGTTTCCAGGGTGGACCAAACGCTGGACACACATTGGAATTTGATGGTAAAAAGTTCGTTCTGCATCAAATCCCTTCAGGTGTTTTCCAAGAAGGTACATCAAATATTATCGGAAACGGTGTTGTTCTTGATATTCGTATCTTCCGTGAGGAGATCGAAAAATTAGAAACAGCAGGTTATAAAGTGAAAGACAAAATCTTATTGTCGAAGAAAACTCACTTAATTATCCCTACACACCGTCTACTTGATGCGGCCTACGAGAAAAGTAAAGGTGATCAAAAAATTGGTTCTACTTTAAAAGGTATTGGACCAACTTACCAAGATAAATCAGCTCGTGTTGGTTTAAGAACTGGTGATTTATTCTCGGAAAACTTCCAAGAAAAATACGAAGCATTAAAAGCAAAGCATGTTGAAATCTTAAACTTCTATAAGTTCGATTTCTCTGAGATGCTTCCAGAAATGGAGGAAGAATTCTTCCAAGCTGTGGAGTACACAAAGACTTTAAACTTTGTCAACTCTGAGTACTTCGTAAACGATGCTCTTAAAGATGGTAAGAAAGTATTGGCTGAAGGTGCTCAAGGTTCTTTATTGGATGTTGACTTCGGTTCTTACCCTTTCGTTACTTCTTCTAACACATTTGCAGCAGGTGCTTCTACTGGTTTAGGTGTTGCTCCTAACGCTCAGAAGAACATCTACGGTATCTTTAAAGCTTATTGTACTCGTGTAGGTTCTGGTCCATTCCCAACAGAATTATTTGATAAAACTGGTGAGGATCTTCAAAACCTTGGTCACGAATTCGGTGCAACTACTGGTCGTCGTAGAAGATGTGGTTGGTTAGACCTTCCAATCTTGAAATACGCAGTAATGCTAAACGGTGCTACTGAGTTGTTCATGATGAAAGCTGACGTAATGAATACTTTCGAGGAAATCAAAGTATGTACTGAGTACTTATTAAAAGACGGTACAAAAACTACAGAGGTTCCTTACGACTTAGAAGACATCAAAGAGCCAGTGTATACTACGCTTAAAGGATGGAATCAAGAAGTAGATGTAAAACTTCCTTTCGAAGAGTTACCTCAAGCACTTCTAGATTACGTAAAATATATTGAAGATTATATCGGTGTTCCAGTCACTATGGTTTCTATGGGGCCAGATCGTGAGGAGACAATTATGAAGTAA
- a CDS encoding SDR family NAD(P)-dependent oxidoreductase has translation MKKTALITGATSGIGKATAELFADNGIRLIICGRRADRLETLKTQLSEKTDVHTLSFDVRDKKDVFAKIESLPEDFAQVDILVNNAGNAHGLSSIQDGDVDDWDAMIDINVKGLLYVSKAIIAQMTERKSGHIINIGSIAGKDVYPNGNVYNASKFAVNALNEAMRYDLNEFGIRVGAVHPGLVHTEFSEVRFKGDTEKAEGVYQGYTPLYAEDIADVIFFMISRRSSVNIADLVIYPTAQASATIVNKNL, from the coding sequence ATGAAAAAGACGGCACTAATCACTGGCGCAACTTCAGGAATAGGTAAAGCAACTGCAGAATTATTTGCTGATAATGGCATCCGTTTAATTATTTGTGGAAGAAGGGCGGATCGCTTAGAAACTTTAAAAACGCAATTAAGTGAGAAAACAGATGTACATACTTTGTCATTTGATGTAAGAGATAAAAAAGATGTATTTGCTAAGATAGAAAGCCTTCCAGAAGATTTTGCTCAGGTAGATATTTTAGTAAATAACGCAGGAAATGCTCATGGTTTATCTTCAATTCAAGACGGAGATGTAGATGATTGGGATGCCATGATCGATATTAATGTGAAAGGTTTGTTATATGTTTCCAAGGCTATTATTGCTCAGATGACAGAAAGAAAATCTGGACACATTATTAATATTGGTTCTATTGCTGGTAAGGATGTTTATCCTAACGGTAATGTTTATAATGCGTCGAAGTTTGCAGTAAATGCATTAAATGAAGCAATGAGATACGATTTAAATGAATTCGGTATTCGTGTGGGGGCGGTACATCCAGGATTGGTACATACAGAGTTTTCTGAAGTAAGATTCAAAGGTGATACTGAAAAAGCTGAGGGAGTTTACCAAGGGTACACCCCTTTGTACGCAGAAGACATTGCAGATGTGATTTTCTTTATGATATCAAGAAGAAGTTCGGTAAATATTGCTGACTTGGTGATTTACCCAACAGCACAAGCATCCGCTACAATTGTGAATAAGAATCTTTAA
- a CDS encoding class I SAM-dependent methyltransferase, protein METDKIKEWDQFYLNKNAFGDSYKELKAFLEDIKEKKNLLDLGSGQGRNALMADALGFEVTAVDLSKVGIDQTVATSNNRVKGIVADIFDYNIDQNYQVILLDAVIHCQFEDLDNESLLFDRIEKSLVNYGYVLLITHQWNMREQHLKSLFKKDYPNLEYQFNHHIAHRYLPPHETEEHVMEMSMMCFQKKKS, encoded by the coding sequence TTGGAAACTGATAAAATAAAAGAGTGGGATCAGTTCTATCTTAATAAAAATGCTTTTGGTGATAGCTATAAAGAACTAAAAGCATTTTTGGAAGATATAAAGGAGAAAAAGAACCTTTTGGATCTTGGAAGTGGGCAGGGACGTAATGCACTTATGGCTGATGCCTTAGGTTTCGAAGTAACAGCTGTGGACCTTTCTAAGGTTGGGATTGATCAAACTGTAGCAACATCAAATAATAGGGTGAAAGGAATTGTTGCCGATATCTTTGACTACAACATTGATCAAAATTATCAGGTAATACTTCTTGATGCTGTCATTCATTGTCAGTTCGAAGATTTAGATAATGAAAGTTTATTATTTGATCGAATCGAAAAATCCCTCGTAAATTATGGGTATGTGTTGTTAATTACACATCAGTGGAATATGAGAGAACAACATCTCAAATCTTTATTTAAGAAAGATTATCCTAATTTAGAATATCAATTCAATCATCATATCGCTCATCGATATTTACCTCCTCATGAGACAGAAGAACATGTAATGGAGATGTCGATGATGTGTTTTCAAAAAAAGAAATCATGA
- a CDS encoding sugar phosphate nucleotidyltransferase, whose amino-acid sequence MKVLIPVAGRGSNLRPLTNTQPKALLPVAGKPVIAHIIDKFIETGFDEFIIIIGYMGARIESFIQENYKNTKIKFEFVVQIPREGSAHAVLVAEKHILEEKEVMICLGDSIVNIDIEQMLKVPNSVVGVQKVETPGDYGVTELKNGTKVRKFIERPTIPKSNIGLVGIYKITDVPKLLDAMRYVLASNKTVNNEFVITDGLQKMLQEGVEFDIQFVENWYDCGAKYSLLEANATLLNRPDFNATKIEDVNSKNTVIIPPVKIGKNTVIKNSIIGPNVVIGEEAKIENCNISNSIIGAYTNLKDLLLKNSLVGHDSTLKGVAQSLNLGDHTEINFGN is encoded by the coding sequence ATGAAAGTATTAATCCCTGTTGCGGGTCGGGGGTCGAATTTAAGGCCACTTACCAATACGCAACCTAAAGCATTACTTCCAGTAGCTGGAAAACCTGTTATCGCTCATATTATCGATAAATTTATAGAAACAGGTTTTGATGAGTTTATTATTATCATTGGGTATATGGGAGCTAGAATAGAATCCTTTATTCAAGAAAATTATAAAAACACTAAAATCAAATTCGAATTTGTGGTACAGATACCCAGAGAAGGGTCTGCACATGCTGTGTTGGTTGCAGAGAAACACATTCTCGAAGAAAAAGAAGTAATGATATGTTTGGGAGATTCTATCGTAAATATAGACATCGAACAAATGCTGAAGGTACCTAATTCTGTAGTGGGTGTTCAGAAAGTAGAAACGCCGGGTGATTATGGTGTAACTGAATTAAAAAACGGAACCAAAGTTAGAAAGTTTATAGAGAGGCCAACTATTCCAAAATCAAATATTGGTTTGGTCGGAATTTATAAAATCACAGATGTTCCTAAACTGTTGGATGCTATGCGCTATGTATTGGCGAGTAATAAAACGGTAAATAATGAGTTTGTGATCACCGACGGTTTACAAAAAATGTTACAAGAGGGCGTGGAGTTTGATATTCAATTTGTAGAAAATTGGTACGATTGCGGAGCAAAGTATTCTTTGCTTGAGGCTAATGCTACATTATTAAATCGTCCTGATTTTAATGCCACTAAAATAGAGGATGTGAATAGTAAAAATACTGTGATTATTCCTCCAGTAAAAATTGGTAAGAATACTGTCATTAAGAATTCTATTATAGGACCAAATGTAGTGATTGGAGAAGAAGCTAAAATCGAAAATTGTAATATCAGTAATTCTATCATAGGGGCTTATACAAATCTAAAAGATTTATTGCTGAAAAACTCTTTGGTCGGCCACGATTCGACTTTAAAAGGGGTGGCACAAAGTTTAAACTTAGGAGATCATACAGAAATAAACTTTGGAAACTGA
- a CDS encoding cytochrome-c peroxidase, giving the protein MKMRLISTLFVLAAITFSCSSGGGSEKSDKKEYAKVTKEEWQMAKRMFDQQPATAPVKDDNPLNDAKVKLGQMLYHDTRLSNDGNISCNSCHNLATFGVDNLPTSPGDTQVKGERNSPTVYNAAFDFVQFWDGRAADVEEQALGPILNPVEHAMKDEKQVVSRLSEVAEYVKLFKEAFPNEKKPLTFNNVGKAIGAFERTLVFPSRFDRFMEKETSSFLLTAKEAQGLRDFQEAGCTTCHAGNQLGAQMYQKFGLYGDYWTMTGSKPLASGHYDEGRKDATGNESDKYFFKVPSLRNITKTAPYFHDGSVAKLEDAIKIMGKLQSNKDLNEEQVSNIAAFLKSLESKIPEDITKAPVLP; this is encoded by the coding sequence ATGAAAATGAGATTAATTTCTACTCTTTTTGTATTAGCAGCTATTACGTTTAGCTGTTCTTCAGGTGGCGGTTCAGAGAAATCTGATAAAAAAGAATACGCTAAAGTAACGAAAGAGGAATGGCAAATGGCCAAAAGAATGTTCGACCAACAGCCAGCTACTGCTCCGGTTAAAGACGACAATCCTTTAAATGATGCTAAGGTTAAATTAGGTCAGATGTTGTATCACGATACTCGTCTTTCTAATGATGGTAACATTAGCTGTAACTCTTGTCATAATTTAGCCACTTTCGGTGTGGATAACTTACCAACATCGCCTGGTGATACTCAAGTAAAGGGAGAAAGAAACTCTCCAACAGTATACAATGCAGCATTTGATTTCGTACAATTTTGGGACGGTCGTGCAGCAGATGTAGAAGAGCAAGCTTTAGGCCCCATCTTAAACCCTGTAGAACATGCAATGAAAGACGAGAAACAAGTAGTTTCTAGACTTTCTGAAGTAGCTGAATACGTAAAGCTTTTCAAAGAAGCATTCCCTAACGAGAAGAAACCTCTTACTTTTAATAATGTAGGTAAAGCTATTGGTGCATTCGAAAGAACACTAGTATTCCCTTCACGTTTTGACCGCTTTATGGAGAAAGAAACTTCTTCTTTCCTTTTAACAGCAAAGGAAGCTCAAGGTCTTAGAGATTTCCAAGAAGCAGGATGTACTACTTGTCATGCGGGCAACCAATTAGGTGCTCAGATGTATCAAAAATTCGGTTTGTATGGCGATTACTGGACAATGACTGGATCTAAACCATTAGCTTCAGGTCACTATGATGAAGGAAGAAAAGACGCTACAGGTAATGAATCTGATAAGTATTTCTTCAAAGTGCCTAGTTTAAGAAACATCACTAAAACAGCACCTTATTTCCACGATGGATCGGTAGCTAAATTAGAAGATGCTATTAAGATTATGGGTAAGCTTCAATCGAATAAAGATCTTAATGAGGAGCAAGTGAGCAACATTGCTGCTTTCTTGAAATCGTTAGAATCTAAGATTCCTGAAGATATTACAAAAGCTCCAGTTTTACCGTAA